The following are from one region of the Gryllotalpicola protaetiae genome:
- a CDS encoding DUF6350 family protein gives MTRAVVAFLAAFEAVITAAIGLGVALAPLTLVWAVQYHMATSWAVFWRAAADAWLLGLGVDAHVDLDRLTALGLGLPGAVPPFTVTIAGLGVALFTVVMGARIGRRAAETPFVLSGAISAIATFALAAWAVALTAQADVFGPVVSQAAPVAGATFAAGIVLGVGIDWAGNRDHVPAALAHAFGAEVRAVVGASLRAATGAVALLVAASALFVALLLFAHFGRAVSLYEALQTGYLGGATLTIAQLAFLPNAVFWAMSWLIGPGFALGGGAAVAPGSGLAARLPGVPLLAIVPSHSPSAAFVAVVIPVLCGAASGFLTHRLLKRSTPPFDTPLDLVLVAVGTAVFGGALLALLAWWSGGTLAPGVLAHLGPSAWQTGVFGALELGVGMAFGLAAGHLRGQAMDWTPLARDRSVVEKRPTPEPDFAATRD, from the coding sequence ATGACCCGAGCAGTCGTCGCGTTCCTGGCCGCCTTCGAGGCGGTGATCACGGCGGCGATCGGACTCGGGGTCGCGCTCGCACCGCTCACCCTGGTGTGGGCGGTGCAGTACCACATGGCCACGAGCTGGGCGGTTTTCTGGCGCGCTGCGGCGGATGCCTGGCTGCTCGGCCTCGGCGTCGACGCCCACGTCGATCTGGACCGTCTGACGGCGCTCGGCCTCGGCCTGCCAGGCGCGGTGCCGCCGTTCACGGTCACCATCGCGGGCCTCGGCGTCGCACTCTTCACCGTGGTGATGGGCGCCCGCATCGGCCGCCGCGCGGCCGAGACGCCATTCGTGCTGAGCGGCGCGATCTCGGCGATCGCAACCTTTGCGCTTGCGGCGTGGGCGGTCGCGCTCACCGCCCAGGCGGATGTCTTCGGCCCGGTCGTCTCGCAGGCAGCCCCCGTGGCCGGCGCGACCTTCGCCGCCGGGATCGTGCTCGGCGTCGGCATCGACTGGGCCGGCAACCGCGACCATGTTCCGGCGGCCCTCGCCCACGCATTCGGTGCTGAGGTGCGCGCCGTCGTCGGAGCGTCGCTGCGTGCAGCGACCGGGGCGGTGGCGCTGCTGGTCGCGGCATCCGCCCTGTTCGTCGCCCTGCTGCTCTTCGCTCATTTCGGCAGGGCCGTGTCGCTCTATGAGGCGCTCCAGACCGGCTACCTCGGCGGCGCGACGCTCACCATCGCGCAGCTCGCCTTCCTTCCGAACGCCGTGTTCTGGGCGATGTCGTGGCTGATCGGGCCCGGTTTCGCACTCGGCGGTGGGGCGGCGGTCGCCCCCGGCTCCGGCCTCGCGGCACGCCTGCCCGGCGTGCCGCTGCTCGCGATCGTCCCGTCGCACTCGCCGTCCGCGGCGTTCGTCGCCGTCGTGATTCCGGTGCTGTGCGGGGCGGCGAGCGGATTCCTCACCCACCGCCTCCTGAAGCGGTCGACGCCCCCGTTCGACACCCCGCTCGACCTCGTGCTGGTCGCCGTCGGCACCGCGGTGTTCGGGGGAGCGCTGCTCGCGCTGCTCGCGTGGTGGTCGGGCGGGACCCTCGCGCCAGGGGTGCTGGCGCACCTCGGCCCGAGCGCCTGGCAGACCGGGGTGTTCGGCGCCCTCGAACTCGGGGTCGGAATGGCGTTCGGCCTCGCGGCCGGCCACCTGCGCGGCCAGGCGATGGACTGGACCCCGCTGGCTCGCGACCGCTCGGTCGTCGAGAAAAGGCCCACACCAGAGCCGGACTTCGCGGCAACGCGCGACTGA
- the purN gene encoding phosphoribosylglycinamide formyltransferase produces the protein MLSVVVLISGGGSNLRALLEAAADAEYPARVVAVGTDRPEAEGLTHAEDFGVPTFEVALSSFETRDAWGDALLEQIRQWNPDLVVLSGFMRLLPAHVVDALAPHLINTHPAYLPEFPGAHGVRDALAAGATQTGASLIVVDNGVDSGPIIARERIAIVPGDTETSLHERIKPVERRLLIQAVLDIANGNLDLKELSKA, from the coding sequence GTGCTCTCGGTCGTTGTGCTCATCTCCGGGGGCGGGTCCAATCTGCGTGCGCTGCTCGAGGCAGCCGCAGACGCCGAGTACCCGGCCCGCGTCGTCGCTGTCGGAACCGACCGCCCGGAGGCAGAGGGCCTTACCCACGCCGAGGACTTCGGCGTCCCCACCTTCGAGGTCGCGCTGTCGAGCTTCGAGACCCGCGACGCGTGGGGCGACGCCCTGCTCGAGCAGATCCGGCAGTGGAATCCCGACCTCGTCGTGCTCTCCGGTTTCATGCGCCTGCTGCCCGCGCATGTCGTCGATGCGCTCGCGCCGCACCTGATCAACACGCACCCGGCCTACCTGCCCGAGTTCCCGGGGGCGCACGGCGTGCGCGACGCGCTCGCCGCGGGCGCCACGCAGACCGGTGCGAGCCTCATCGTGGTCGACAACGGCGTCGACAGCGGCCCGATCATCGCCCGCGAGCGCATCGCCATCGTGCCGGGCGACACCGAGACCTCGCTGCACGAGCGCATCAAGCCCGTCGAGCGCCGCCTGCTGATCCAGGCGGTCCTCGACATCGCGAACGGAAACCTCGATCTGAAGGAGCTCTCGAAAGCATGA
- a CDS encoding dimethylarginine dimethylaminohydrolase family protein yields MITPWSRRLTASFFAALATALVAYAVTVLAFFLVDSASSLSLQTLLPLTENFALPALVLLIVAFIAGLIDAFASWWGALITGLVGGLLGAATGGLSVARGDVVQILDQVVAFYFLFIVAATVTSALLGRRVWRTWVARPATRGRVAFVRIPSAKLAEGIVTNQPRVLVDAEAADKQWDDYVSALTGAGWQIVEIAAADDQPDAVFVEDAAVVLSPSIAVLTRPGAEGRRVEVAAVGDRLRENGFTLYELEAPGTLDGGDVLVVGETVYVGRSGRTDADGIRQLREVVAMAGLDLTVVAVPVPSALHLKTIATALPDGTVLVSGELEPGVFERALRVPAGESANVVPLDERTVLVPASAPGTAGLVADLGYTVVKIDLSEFEKLEGSATCLSIRS; encoded by the coding sequence ATGATCACCCCCTGGAGCCGCCGGCTCACCGCCTCGTTCTTCGCCGCCCTCGCGACCGCCCTGGTGGCCTACGCGGTGACGGTGCTCGCGTTCTTCCTCGTCGACTCGGCGAGCTCGTTGAGCCTGCAGACCCTGCTGCCGCTGACGGAGAACTTCGCGCTGCCCGCGCTCGTCCTGCTCATCGTCGCCTTCATCGCGGGGCTCATCGACGCGTTCGCGAGCTGGTGGGGTGCGCTGATCACCGGACTCGTGGGCGGCCTGCTCGGCGCGGCGACCGGCGGCCTCTCGGTGGCCCGCGGCGACGTGGTGCAGATCCTCGACCAGGTGGTCGCGTTCTACTTCCTGTTCATCGTCGCCGCGACGGTCACGAGCGCCCTGCTGGGCCGCCGCGTCTGGCGTACCTGGGTCGCGCGGCCCGCGACCCGCGGCCGCGTCGCCTTCGTGCGCATCCCGTCGGCGAAGCTCGCCGAGGGCATTGTGACCAACCAGCCGCGCGTGCTGGTCGACGCAGAGGCGGCCGACAAGCAGTGGGATGACTACGTGTCGGCGCTGACCGGCGCCGGCTGGCAGATCGTCGAGATCGCGGCAGCCGACGACCAGCCCGACGCGGTGTTCGTCGAGGACGCGGCCGTGGTGCTCTCACCGTCGATCGCGGTGCTCACCCGGCCGGGCGCCGAGGGGCGCCGCGTCGAGGTCGCCGCGGTCGGCGACCGCCTGCGTGAGAACGGCTTCACGCTCTACGAGCTCGAGGCGCCGGGCACGCTCGACGGCGGCGACGTGCTCGTGGTGGGAGAGACGGTGTACGTCGGGCGCAGCGGGCGAACGGATGCCGACGGCATCCGCCAGCTGCGCGAGGTCGTCGCCATGGCCGGGCTCGACCTGACCGTCGTCGCCGTGCCGGTGCCGTCGGCTCTGCACCTCAAGACCATCGCCACTGCGCTGCCCGACGGCACCGTGCTCGTGTCGGGCGAGCTCGAGCCCGGGGTGTTCGAGCGCGCGCTGCGTGTCCCGGCGGGCGAGAGCGCCAACGTCGTGCCGCTCGACGAGCGCACCGTGCTCGTGCCCGCTTCCGCCCCCGGAACAGCGGGGCTCGTGGCGGACCTCGGCTACACCGTGGTGAAGATCGACCTCTCGGAATTCGAGAAGCTCGAGGGCTCGGCGACGTGTCTCTCGATCCGCAGCTGA
- the purH gene encoding bifunctional phosphoribosylaminoimidazolecarboxamide formyltransferase/IMP cyclohydrolase — MSAHAADPSLYRERDIVPVRRALISLSDKTDLDLLARALADAGVEIVSTGSTAASIRSLGIEVTDVAAITGFPESLGGRVKTLHPAVHAGLLADLRLEDHEQQLAELGITPFELVVVNLYPFKETVASGAQGNDVVEQIDIGGPAMVRASAKNYANVAIVVSPASYPEVIAAVQAGGTSLALRGDLATKAFQHTADYDRAVSAWFAQNVETGARADASTHASASGTDFAASVTVTGELQHTLRYGENAHQAAAIYTDSARGPLQSGSGIAQAEQLGGKEMSYNNYTDADAALRAAYDFDEPAVAIIKHANPCGIASDADIAEAHRKAHACDPVSAYGGVIAANRTVTLALAETVKGIFTEVIIAPDYEPAALELLQSKKNLRILRLPADYRRAEYEFKQISGGVLVQQADAFPAGSISSTWQLVAGDAADAATLADLEFAWRACRAVKSNAILLASGGASVGVGMGQVNRVDSCHLAVERANSLAEGEERARGSVAASDAFFPFADGPEILISAGVTAIVQPGGSIRDEEVIAVAKAAGVTMYFTGERHFFH; from the coding sequence ATGAGCGCCCACGCCGCCGACCCCAGCCTGTACCGCGAGCGCGACATCGTCCCCGTGCGCCGCGCCCTGATCTCGCTCTCCGACAAGACCGACCTCGACCTGCTGGCGCGCGCCCTGGCGGACGCGGGGGTCGAGATCGTGTCGACGGGGTCGACGGCGGCAAGCATCCGCTCGCTCGGCATCGAGGTGACCGACGTCGCCGCCATCACGGGCTTCCCCGAGTCCCTCGGCGGGCGCGTCAAGACCCTGCATCCTGCCGTGCACGCCGGCCTGCTCGCCGACCTTCGCCTCGAAGACCACGAGCAGCAGCTCGCCGAGCTCGGCATCACGCCGTTCGAGCTCGTCGTCGTGAACCTGTACCCCTTCAAAGAGACCGTCGCGAGCGGTGCACAGGGCAACGATGTCGTCGAGCAGATCGACATCGGCGGGCCCGCGATGGTGCGCGCGAGCGCCAAGAACTACGCCAACGTCGCGATCGTCGTCTCGCCGGCGTCGTACCCCGAGGTGATCGCGGCGGTGCAGGCAGGCGGAACGAGCCTCGCGCTGCGCGGCGACCTCGCGACCAAGGCGTTCCAGCACACGGCCGACTACGACAGGGCGGTGAGCGCCTGGTTCGCGCAGAACGTCGAGACCGGTGCGCGGGCGGATGCTTCGACGCACGCCTCTGCGTCCGGCACCGACTTCGCGGCATCCGTCACCGTCACCGGTGAGTTGCAGCACACGCTGCGCTACGGCGAGAACGCGCACCAGGCCGCCGCCATCTACACGGATTCCGCGCGCGGCCCGCTGCAGTCGGGCTCGGGTATCGCGCAGGCCGAGCAGCTCGGCGGCAAGGAGATGTCGTACAACAACTACACCGACGCCGACGCCGCCCTGCGCGCCGCCTACGACTTCGACGAGCCGGCTGTCGCGATCATCAAGCACGCGAACCCGTGCGGCATCGCGTCCGACGCCGACATCGCCGAGGCACACCGCAAGGCGCACGCCTGCGACCCGGTGAGCGCCTACGGCGGCGTCATCGCGGCGAACCGCACGGTCACGCTCGCGCTGGCCGAGACGGTGAAGGGCATCTTCACCGAGGTGATCATCGCGCCCGACTACGAGCCGGCAGCGCTCGAGCTGCTGCAGAGCAAGAAGAATCTGCGCATCCTGCGGCTGCCCGCCGACTACCGGCGTGCGGAATACGAGTTCAAGCAGATCTCGGGCGGTGTGCTGGTGCAGCAGGCGGATGCCTTCCCTGCCGGCTCCATCTCGAGCACCTGGCAGCTCGTGGCGGGCGACGCCGCCGACGCCGCGACGCTGGCCGACCTCGAGTTCGCGTGGCGCGCGTGCCGCGCCGTGAAGTCGAACGCGATCCTGCTGGCTTCGGGCGGGGCATCCGTGGGGGTCGGCATGGGCCAGGTGAACCGCGTGGACTCCTGCCACCTCGCCGTCGAGCGAGCCAACTCGCTCGCCGAGGGCGAGGAGCGCGCCCGCGGCTCCGTCGCGGCCTCCGACGCGTTCTTCCCGTTCGCCGACGGCCCCGAGATCCTGATCTCGGCCGGTGTCACCGCGATCGTGCAGCCGGGCGGATCGATCCGCGACGAAGAGGTCATCGCGGTGGCGAAGGCCGCCGGCGTCACGATGTACTTCACCGGCGAGCGCCACTTCTTCCACTGA
- a CDS encoding VOC family protein, with protein MAKVTPFIWFPEGAKEAAEYYVSLFDDGRILWVQNFPTSGAMDPVVYTLAFELGGTEYYAINGGPAFKPTMAYSMFIEVDTQAEIDRLWDALLKDGGEPSQCGWLTDRWGLSWQVVPTQLWEFYASDDPEAVNRTVAAMLTMGKLDLPALQAAFDG; from the coding sequence ATGGCAAAGGTCACCCCATTCATCTGGTTCCCAGAGGGCGCAAAGGAAGCGGCCGAGTACTACGTCAGCCTGTTCGACGACGGGCGAATCCTCTGGGTGCAGAACTTCCCGACATCGGGCGCGATGGACCCGGTTGTCTACACCCTCGCCTTCGAGCTCGGCGGCACCGAGTACTACGCGATCAACGGCGGCCCTGCGTTCAAGCCGACCATGGCCTATTCGATGTTCATCGAGGTCGACACGCAGGCCGAGATCGACCGGCTGTGGGACGCGCTGCTGAAAGACGGCGGCGAGCCCAGCCAGTGCGGCTGGCTGACCGACCGATGGGGCCTCAGCTGGCAGGTCGTGCCCACGCAGCTCTGGGAGTTCTACGCGAGCGACGACCCCGAGGCCGTCAATCGCACGGTCGCCGCGATGCTCACCATGGGCAAGCTCGACCTTCCCGCACTTCAAGCGGCGTTCGACGGCTGA
- a CDS encoding ABC transporter ATP-binding protein produces the protein MSAQTSETTDRPLDTTRESGEGLTTFASISRLYPYLRPALSRILLGMIAALLASVVSLAIPLVLQRLVDGTLLHPGGDRYEVVGAAAAILGLGIAEAVLISLRRWFVLTPGTKVEATLRNGLYAKLQNLPVVFHDRWPSGQLLSRAVSDLNLIRRWLSFGLVLFVVNIVTIVVGFGVLFYYHWLLALVMVVLSIPLWVAGFFFERKYHVVARRSQDQQGDLATAVEESVHGIRVLKAFGRGSHALKGFRAQAEELRGTELEKARAVAGLWLWLLMVPDVAFAVCLGLGVWLVSQDQLTVGQLLAFFATATVLRFPIESIGFLLSMTFDTRTAVDRFFDVMSTPNAIDDPETPVHVERPRGELVFDDVHFRYEDSPERFPDLVDGIDLTLRPGETMALVGLTGSGKSTLTSLVPRLYDVTGGAIRLDGVDIRDLTLEELRARVAMAFEDATLFSASVRDNVLLGRPELSGDDPATKKAAEAQLAEALEVAQAAFAYDLPEGVDTKVGEEGLSLSGGQRQRLALARAVAAKPSVLVLDDPLSALDVDTEARVTERLHAVLEGTTALIVAHRPSTVTLADRVALLQDGRVADVGTHSELLARNEHYRFVISSLEEESGNRSGLESEEVDA, from the coding sequence ATGTCTGCCCAAACGTCAGAGACCACTGACCGTCCTCTCGACACCACCCGCGAGAGCGGCGAAGGTCTGACCACCTTCGCCTCGATCTCGCGGCTGTACCCCTATCTGCGCCCAGCGCTGTCGCGCATCCTGCTCGGCATGATCGCGGCGCTGCTGGCCTCCGTCGTCTCGCTGGCGATCCCGCTCGTGCTGCAGCGACTCGTCGACGGCACGCTGCTGCACCCGGGCGGCGACCGCTATGAGGTGGTGGGCGCCGCTGCCGCGATCCTCGGCCTCGGCATCGCAGAGGCGGTGCTGATCTCGCTGCGCCGCTGGTTCGTGCTCACCCCGGGAACCAAGGTCGAGGCGACCCTGCGCAACGGGCTCTACGCCAAGCTGCAGAACCTGCCCGTCGTGTTCCACGACCGCTGGCCGAGCGGCCAGCTGCTGTCGCGTGCCGTCAGCGACCTCAACCTGATCCGTCGCTGGCTGTCGTTCGGGCTCGTGCTGTTCGTCGTCAACATCGTGACGATCGTGGTCGGGTTCGGGGTGCTGTTCTACTACCACTGGCTGCTCGCGCTGGTCATGGTCGTGCTGTCGATCCCGCTGTGGGTCGCCGGCTTCTTCTTCGAACGCAAGTACCACGTCGTGGCGCGCCGCTCGCAGGACCAGCAGGGCGACCTGGCGACCGCCGTCGAGGAGTCGGTGCACGGCATCCGCGTGCTCAAGGCGTTCGGCCGCGGCAGCCACGCGCTCAAGGGCTTCCGTGCGCAGGCCGAAGAGCTGCGCGGCACCGAGCTCGAGAAGGCACGCGCCGTCGCCGGCCTGTGGCTGTGGCTCCTGATGGTGCCCGACGTCGCGTTCGCGGTCTGCCTCGGCCTCGGCGTGTGGCTGGTCTCGCAGGACCAGCTGACCGTCGGCCAGCTGCTCGCCTTCTTCGCGACCGCCACCGTCCTGCGGTTCCCCATCGAATCGATCGGATTCCTGCTGTCGATGACCTTCGACACGCGCACCGCGGTCGACCGGTTCTTCGACGTCATGTCGACGCCGAACGCGATCGACGACCCCGAGACGCCGGTGCACGTCGAGCGCCCGCGTGGCGAGCTCGTGTTCGACGACGTGCACTTCCGCTACGAGGACTCGCCCGAGCGGTTCCCCGACCTGGTCGACGGCATCGACCTGACGCTGCGGCCGGGTGAGACCATGGCGCTCGTGGGCCTCACGGGGTCGGGGAAGTCGACTCTCACCTCGCTCGTGCCCCGGCTGTACGACGTGACCGGCGGCGCGATCCGGCTCGACGGCGTCGACATCCGCGACCTGACGCTCGAAGAGCTGAGAGCACGCGTTGCGATGGCGTTCGAAGACGCGACCCTGTTCTCGGCGTCGGTGCGCGACAACGTGCTGCTCGGGCGCCCGGAGCTGTCCGGCGACGACCCCGCGACGAAGAAGGCGGCAGAGGCGCAGCTCGCCGAGGCGCTCGAGGTGGCGCAGGCGGCGTTCGCGTACGACCTGCCGGAGGGCGTCGACACGAAGGTCGGTGAAGAGGGCCTCTCGCTCTCCGGCGGCCAGCGGCAACGGCTCGCGCTCGCGCGCGCCGTCGCGGCGAAGCCGAGTGTGCTCGTGCTCGACGACCCGCTGTCGGCGCTCGACGTCGACACCGAGGCCCGGGTCACCGAGCGGCTGCACGCCGTGCTCGAGGGGACCACCGCGCTCATCGTGGCGCACCGCCCCTCGACCGTGACACTCGCAGACCGCGTCGCACTTCTGCAGGACGGGCGGGTGGCCGACGTCGGCACCCACAGCGAACTGCTCGCCCGCAACGAGCACTACCGGTTCGTCATCTCCTCCTTGGAAGAGGAATCGGGGAATCGCTCAGGCCTGGAGTCAGAGGAGGTGGACGCGTGA